From the Mesotoga prima MesG1.Ag.4.2 genome, the window GGCAATATCGCAAGACTCGAAGAGGAGAAACTTGGGACTCTTAATGGAGATCTAGGAGAGGTTCGTAACGAGTTAAAAGATCTTCAGAAGAAGTTAATTGAAGGCGAGTCTAAATGGTCAGCTTTAAGGGCAGAGTTCTCAGAAGTTGACAAAGAAATCGAAGGGTTCACGAAACTTCTCGAAGAGTATAAGAAACGGCAAAACGACTTGTTGGAGCTCAAAGAGATGTACTCAAGAAGACTGAACGAAAAAGAGAATAGATTGATAGAAATCTCAACCCGGATTGACAATTTCAGATCGGAAATCGAGGATCTCGATAAGAGAAAGGATGAGATTAAGTTAATTATCGAGAGCCTCGAGCAACAGGTTTCAGATGAAGAAACTGCCCTCTCTTTGTCTGAAGAGGAACGGGACTCCCTTTTAAAAAATTACAGCGCGAGAGAACGAGAATGGCTCAAGCATCAAGAGACCTTTGAGTCTATTTCGAAGAGGCTTTCAAAGATTGAGAATGAGCTCGAGAGACTTGAAAATAGCAGGGAAGACACAAGTAAGAGATTGCGCCTAATCGAAAACCAACTGGAAACGAAAAGAGATAGGTTCGAAACCCTCAAGGAAGAAACCGAGTCTCTAGCAAAACAGGGCAAGGAAAGTTCAGATAAACAACGAAAAGTTGAAGCGGAAGTAAGCGCCTCGAAAGAAAGACTCGTTGAGCTGGATGCAGAATTAGAGAAAGCTAGGGATCGTCTTTCAAGCAATGAAAGCGAGTTTAGAAGATCTCAAATGGAAAGGGGCTTACTCCAAAGGCAGCAAGAAGAATATCAGGGATTCTCCAAAGCAGTCAGAGAAGTCTTCTCGAGAAAGGAGAGCTTTGCGGGACTCAGAGATGTTGTTGCAAACATCATACAGGTACCAGAATCCTTTGAAACCGCTATAACAGTTCTTCTAGGATACCGTATGCAGGATATAGTGGTTGACGACTCAATAACCGCAAAGAGAATAATCGAATTCCTCAAATCGTATAAGATAGGTCGGGTAACCTTGCTTCCCATTGACATGATTGAAGGCAGTTTCAGAAATTTCTCAAGGGTTGAGTCGCATCCAGGCTTCATCAACTACGCTGCCAGGCTTGTAGAAATCCCGGATGGTTTCGAGAAACTACCGGTTTACCTTTTCGGAAACTCAATTGTAGCAAGAACCCTTGATGATGCGATTGAAATGAGGAGATCAGAAGGTTTCATTGGTAGAATTGTATCCGTCGATGGCCAGTTGTTGAGTAGCGGTGGATCCATTACCGGAGGGTTTATTGGAGAAGAAACTCGAACCGATCTACTCTCCAGGAAGAGACGGATCCAAGAACTTGTTGAAAGAGAAGACGAACTGGAGAAGCAAATACAGCTCGGTAATAAGCAGATTGAAAGACTTAGGGACGAGATGACAGAGGTCCGTGGATATCTGAAGGCGCTGCAAGAAGAGCTCAATGAATTGGCTTCAAAGGGGGCGGCAATAAACAGAATGATAGCGGAATTGCTGAAATCTGCTCAGGAAGTCGAGGAAGAGATAGCTGAGCTCCAGAAACTTGAAAACGAATATACTAGAAGGATGGAAGAAAATTTTAGAAAGAAGGAAGTTCTTGTTGGAGAACAATCTGCTCTCAAAGAAGAGCGCTCTGAACTACAACGCAAAGTTGAAGAGGAATCTGAAGAGCTTAAGAAACAGAAGAAAGCCCTTGAACAGCTTCAAGAAAAGATTGTCGATACCAGGCTTAGGCTATCCACTCTATACGAGAAGCAGGAACAGTACACAAAGGAACACAGTTCCTTAATTCAAAAGAGCAAAGCTGATCAGGAGAACATCGATCTTCTTTCTCGAGAAGTCTCAGAAGTCGAATCGGAGACGGAACGGCTGAGAAGACAGGTGGCGGATCAGGAAAGAGAGCTAACCTCAGTCAAGAAAGAAACGGAAAACCTCTTTTCGAGCATAAGAAATCAAAGGGAAGGGAAAGAGCAAAGGTTTTCTGCCCTTCAAGAGGCCGAAGAAGAGATAAATGAAATGAAAGCGGAGAGAGAAAAACTTCGGGACAAATCTCACAAACTTGAGATGCACATTCAAGAGAGCGAGATGAAACTGTCAAGAGTGAGAGAAGAATTAGATGAAGTCGAAGAAGAGGTCGAGATTCTTTCCGAAGAGAAACTTCAAGACATCAAGGTGGAACTTGACGATTACGAGAACAAACTAAAGTTTCTTGGAAGCGTTGATCTTGAGGCTATTGATGAGTATGGTGTTGTAGATAGGGAGTATCAAGAACTCGATGAGCAGAGGAAGGATCTAGAAGAAGCTAAAGTAAAACTTATCGAACTGATTGATAAGACAGATGCTAAGGCGAAGAATATCTTCATGGAAACCTTCAACAGTGTGAACGAGAACTTCAATCGGTACATTGAGGAGATTTTCGACGGAGGAGAAGGCGAGATAAAGATAATCCCTGGTGAAGACTTACTTGAGACCGGTTTGGAGATCACAGTCAGGAGACCTGGAAGAAAGATTCAGAAGCTTCAACTCCTATCCGGTGGGGAAAAGGCACTTGTTGGAATAGCCCTTGTTTTCTCGTTACTGAGTATAAAACCCAGTCCTTTTTACGTTTTAGATGAAGTTGACGCTCCACTGGATGATTTCAATGCCGAAAGGTTCAGAGTGTTGCTTAGGAAACATGCCGCCGACACGCAGTTTCTTGTTGTTACCCATAACAAACTTGTTATGGAGGTTGCAAATGTTCTTCATGGAGTGACAATGACAGACGGTCTTTCAAGAGTAATCCCTGTCGAACTGCAGTCGGTTGAGACAGTTATCGGTTAGTGTTGTCGTGTGAAACTAGCCGCCTGTATTCCCTTCCTATAACCAATAACATTCCTGCTCCGACCAGTGCAGAGCCTGTAAAAAACAACATGGAAGGTGAATTCCCGAGAAAAACAATGTCGGCGATTACGGTGAAAACGGGGATTGTGTAGACCCATAGAGTAGCCGCCTTTCCTCCCCAAAGATCTATTCCCTTGTTCCACATTATGTATCCCAGAGCCGATGCAAAAATCCCTAAGAACAAAATGCCTGAGACCGCACCGAAAGAAAAGACGACGGGTCTTTTGAAAAGAAGGATTTCTGAAAGAGCAAAGGGCGCGGAAAAGAGAAGTCCCCAGAGCATTATTTCTAGAGTTGTCCATATCGAGCTGTTGTGAATCTTCTCATAAAAGTAAGTGTATGCCGTCCAGGAGACTGCTGCACCGAAAGAGAAGAGATTTCCTGTTACGCTAGAGCCATCGGCAAATCTTCCCGAATAAATAATCACTGAGAGTCCCGAGAA encodes:
- the smc gene encoding chromosome segregation protein SMC, with translation MLRLNSVYIKGFKSFAMPTRFEVSSGMTAVVGPNGSGKSNVVDAIRWIFGEQSMKNIRADSREDVIFNGSERFPPSNSAEVKLVFESEEGIFSIAREISRDGQSSYKVNDKQSRLKDIKELFQGTGVGMDIYSIVGQGQVDKVVTASPYELRALIEEAAGTAVYKERKKEALGKLAATEENLSRLEDIIFELGKQRKSLYLKAKRAEKFVEYSAKQKELKNLFFGNIARLEEEKLGTLNGDLGEVRNELKDLQKKLIEGESKWSALRAEFSEVDKEIEGFTKLLEEYKKRQNDLLELKEMYSRRLNEKENRLIEISTRIDNFRSEIEDLDKRKDEIKLIIESLEQQVSDEETALSLSEEERDSLLKNYSAREREWLKHQETFESISKRLSKIENELERLENSREDTSKRLRLIENQLETKRDRFETLKEETESLAKQGKESSDKQRKVEAEVSASKERLVELDAELEKARDRLSSNESEFRRSQMERGLLQRQQEEYQGFSKAVREVFSRKESFAGLRDVVANIIQVPESFETAITVLLGYRMQDIVVDDSITAKRIIEFLKSYKIGRVTLLPIDMIEGSFRNFSRVESHPGFINYAARLVEIPDGFEKLPVYLFGNSIVARTLDDAIEMRRSEGFIGRIVSVDGQLLSSGGSITGGFIGEETRTDLLSRKRRIQELVEREDELEKQIQLGNKQIERLRDEMTEVRGYLKALQEELNELASKGAAINRMIAELLKSAQEVEEEIAELQKLENEYTRRMEENFRKKEVLVGEQSALKEERSELQRKVEEESEELKKQKKALEQLQEKIVDTRLRLSTLYEKQEQYTKEHSSLIQKSKADQENIDLLSREVSEVESETERLRRQVADQERELTSVKKETENLFSSIRNQREGKEQRFSALQEAEEEINEMKAEREKLRDKSHKLEMHIQESEMKLSRVREELDEVEEEVEILSEEKLQDIKVELDDYENKLKFLGSVDLEAIDEYGVVDREYQELDEQRKDLEEAKVKLIELIDKTDAKAKNIFMETFNSVNENFNRYIEEIFDGGEGEIKIIPGEDLLETGLEITVRRPGRKIQKLQLLSGGEKALVGIALVFSLLSIKPSPFYVLDEVDAPLDDFNAERFRVLLRKHAADTQFLVVTHNKLVMEVANVLHGVTMTDGLSRVIPVELQSVETVIG
- a CDS encoding DMT family transporter, whose protein sequence is MKETDRRSLGLVILATTAVIWGGSYIFTKVAVSSLPPMLLAFLRFAIAVVILFPISLNKRGSFNTVDHKNAALAGLSGITFYFFFENYGLTMTNAADASLIVSTAPILTILLYDLIRKKYDLFEYLGGLVAFSGLSVIIYSGRFADGSSVTGNLFSFGAAVSWTAYTYFYEKIHNSSIWTTLEIMLWGLLFSAPFALSEILLFKRPVVFSFGAVSGILFLGIFASALGYIMWNKGIDLWGGKAATLWVYTIPVFTVIADIVFLGNSPSMLFFTGSALVGAGMLLVIGREYRRLVSHDNTNR